Within Petrotoga sp. 9PWA.NaAc.5.4, the genomic segment TTTAGGAAGCCTTATGATTTTACTCTAAAATATCTTTTAATTCGTCTAATGTGATTTCTAATAGATTATCTCCTATGTAGTTGATTGTCTTTTCATCTGCGTTTCGAATTTTCTCTTTTAGTTCTTCTGTTAAATTTACACCAAATTTTTTTGATAATAGCTTAATAGTAAATTCTTTTCTTTCTTCAAGTTTGCCTTTTTCGATACCTTTTTTAATACCTTCTTCTCTCAACTTTTCAGCTATTGACATTATCAATTCACCCCTTTCAACTGATTCTTCTTTTGCTACTTTTTCCATTTCTTCTATCTCAATGTCATCTTTTGTATCCAACAAGTATTTTAAACATATCTCAAATACTTCATCAACTTT encodes:
- a CDS encoding Rpn family recombination-promoting nuclease/putative transposase produces the protein MWNIQTNLINLIEGVKDIPEGIKRYIPSYEYEIYDFSPKSKAKIAGEAYTRLVIEVMRSAFEKDKERFYKTFKLMVELTNKMQDKEKVDEVFEICLKYLLDTKDDIEIEEMEKVAKEESVERGELIMSIAEKLREEGIKKGIEKGKLEERKEFTIKLLSKKFGVNLTEELKEKIRNADEKTINYIGDNLLEITLDELKDILE